From a region of the Abditibacteriaceae bacterium genome:
- the murG gene encoding undecaprenyldiphospho-muramoylpentapeptide beta-N-acetylglucosaminyltransferase, producing MRILVTGGGSSGHISPALAVIAAANELVAQGETPPIEWLYLGGKRGLEQRLVEAAGIPFSGVETGKLRRYLSRENLTDLARIPVGVAQSLARVKKFRPDVVFATGGYVAVPPVLAARLLRVPILIHEQTVQIGLANRIAARCATRIGLAWESALSELSEEQRKRAFVVGNPVRAEVFDGDAARGKTLAGFSDDLPTLYVTGGSQGARIINRAVETALPRLLQLCNVIHQCGEQPHGEEQDFDRLTRIAAELPEELRRRYFLTCFVRREINDVFALADLLISRAGAGTIAEVCALGKAAIYIPLVPTGGDEQTRNAAMCVRAGAAEVIKQSELHGDVLVEKVQQLLSDPEQLGRMGAAARTLARPGAAQELARALVQLAGDKRA from the coding sequence ATGCGAATTCTGGTGACAGGCGGCGGTTCCAGCGGGCATATTTCTCCGGCTCTTGCCGTTATCGCCGCCGCGAACGAACTGGTGGCGCAGGGCGAAACTCCTCCCATCGAATGGCTTTATCTCGGTGGCAAGCGCGGATTGGAACAGCGTCTTGTCGAAGCGGCGGGCATCCCGTTTTCGGGCGTCGAAACCGGCAAATTGCGCCGCTATCTTTCGCGCGAGAATCTCACCGACCTGGCACGTATTCCAGTCGGAGTCGCGCAAAGCTTGGCGCGTGTAAAAAAGTTTCGTCCCGATGTCGTTTTCGCAACCGGCGGCTACGTCGCGGTGCCGCCGGTTTTAGCCGCGCGCCTGCTGCGCGTGCCAATTCTGATTCACGAGCAGACGGTGCAAATCGGGTTGGCGAACCGCATTGCGGCGCGGTGCGCGACACGTATCGGCCTCGCGTGGGAAAGCGCGTTGAGCGAGCTTTCTGAAGAGCAGCGAAAGCGCGCATTTGTCGTGGGAAATCCGGTGCGCGCCGAGGTTTTTGACGGCGACGCCGCGCGCGGAAAAACTCTTGCCGGTTTCTCCGACGATTTGCCGACGCTTTACGTAACCGGCGGCAGTCAGGGCGCGCGCATTATTAATCGGGCCGTCGAAACGGCCCTGCCACGATTATTGCAACTCTGTAACGTCATTCATCAATGCGGCGAGCAGCCACACGGCGAAGAACAAGACTTCGACCGTCTCACACGCATTGCCGCCGAACTTCCCGAAGAATTACGCCGACGCTATTTCCTGACGTGTTTTGTGCGCCGTGAAATAAACGATGTCTTTGCGCTCGCCGATTTGCTGATTTCGCGCGCTGGTGCGGGCACGATTGCCGAAGTCTGCGCGCTGGGCAAAGCCGCGATTTATATTCCCCTTGTGCCGACCGGCGGAGATGAGCAAACGCGCAACGCAGCGATGTGCGTCCGTGCTGGCGCAGCTGAAGTTATCAAGCAAAGCGAATTGCACGGCGACGTTTTGGTCGAAAAAGTCCAACAACTGCTCTCCGACCCCGAACAGTTAGGACGAATGGGCGCTGCTGCGCGAACTCTGGCGCGGCCAGGCGCGGCGCAAGAACTGGCGCGTGCTTTGGTGCAATTAGCTGGCGACAAGCGCGCTTGA
- a CDS encoding BadF/BadG/BcrA/BcrD ATPase family protein: MRYFLGIDGGGSGTRAVVLSDVLEVLGHGEAGPSNHYAVGPEGAADACYSAAQDALDAARRIEPELSNDKISAWGFGLAGVRRESDAAKVRERLVLRVRSPFVLDHDAAAAQSGAFGGDAGIVLSAGTGAICFGVDEHGERFFADGWGSVMGDEGSGYWIGQQALKAICRAADGRGPKTRLSAPILDALCCRDEDEMVQKVYGPDWTRDAMARLASLVFDAAQSGSREACTIRDAAASRLGNAIIAVTCSMLRRARERAEPNQPEAREIAVALRGGLFEDDHFRAAVGYVAGERFVELKRDYWPISSWKIVKPQYEAAVGAALLAQRNFR; the protein is encoded by the coding sequence ATGAGATATTTTCTCGGCATCGACGGGGGTGGAAGCGGCACGCGTGCGGTTGTGCTTTCGGATGTGCTTGAAGTTTTAGGGCACGGGGAAGCAGGCCCGAGTAATCACTATGCGGTTGGGCCGGAAGGCGCCGCCGATGCGTGCTACTCTGCCGCTCAGGACGCGCTCGACGCCGCGCGGCGCATTGAGCCGGAGCTTTCCAACGACAAGATTTCCGCGTGGGGATTTGGCCTTGCGGGAGTTCGACGCGAAAGCGATGCGGCCAAAGTGCGCGAGCGGTTAGTTTTGCGCGTGCGTTCGCCGTTTGTTCTCGATCACGATGCGGCAGCGGCTCAAAGCGGCGCGTTCGGCGGCGACGCGGGAATTGTGCTTTCGGCAGGAACAGGCGCGATTTGTTTCGGTGTCGATGAACACGGCGAGCGGTTTTTCGCTGATGGCTGGGGCAGCGTGATGGGCGACGAAGGCAGCGGTTACTGGATTGGCCAGCAAGCGTTGAAAGCCATTTGCCGCGCAGCTGATGGGCGCGGCCCCAAAACACGCTTGTCGGCACCGATTCTCGATGCGCTTTGTTGCCGCGACGAAGACGAAATGGTGCAAAAAGTTTACGGCCCCGATTGGACACGCGATGCGATGGCGCGCTTGGCATCGCTGGTTTTCGATGCCGCGCAAAGCGGTTCGCGCGAAGCCTGCACCATCCGTGATGCCGCTGCATCGCGGTTGGGCAACGCTATTATCGCCGTAACCTGTTCGATGCTGCGCCGCGCACGCGAACGCGCGGAACCCAACCAACCCGAAGCGCGCGAAATTGCCGTTGCTTTACGCGGCGGCTTGTTTGAAGACGATCATTTTCGTGCCGCTGTTGGTTACGTTGCAGGCGAGCGCTTTGTCGAACTCAAGCGCGATTATTGGCCGATTTCTTCCTGGAAAATCGTTAAGCCGCAATACGAAGCTGCCGTTGGGGCAGCGCTTCTGGCGCAACGCAACTTCCGTTAA
- a CDS encoding phytanoyl-CoA dioxygenase family protein: protein MTTTLSLSMLGQQLDTSPECFGELHDSSDVSHDFAELNARLKRDGYLFLRGYLDREKVRAARLHCAERLAEYGNIDTSYPLEDAVVAEGKSSTFAPDLAVGNEPLMEVLYAGAMIELYEGLFGEKVRHFDFTWMRAMSPGQGTAPHLDSVYMNRGTQRLFTSWTPLGDVSLEEGGLCILENSHTHQRIIDGYGKKDVDAFCENRVGANYTGMGGGGNIREGGALSINPVKLRRNLGGRWLTSEYRMGDLLIFSIYTIHASLDNQSNRIRLSSDSRYQRASEPADERWIGPNPIGHGANAKRAMIC, encoded by the coding sequence ATGACAACAACACTTTCGCTTTCAATGCTGGGACAACAACTCGACACTTCGCCTGAATGCTTTGGCGAACTGCACGATTCGAGCGATGTATCACATGACTTCGCGGAACTCAACGCGCGGCTGAAGCGCGACGGCTATTTGTTTCTGCGTGGCTATCTTGACCGAGAAAAAGTGCGCGCGGCCCGTCTCCATTGTGCGGAGCGTTTGGCCGAATATGGGAATATCGATACATCCTATCCACTCGAAGACGCAGTTGTGGCTGAGGGGAAAAGTTCGACGTTTGCGCCCGATCTAGCCGTAGGCAACGAACCGCTGATGGAAGTTCTCTACGCCGGCGCGATGATCGAGCTTTACGAAGGCTTGTTCGGCGAAAAGGTGCGCCACTTCGATTTCACCTGGATGCGCGCGATGTCGCCTGGCCAGGGTACTGCGCCGCATCTCGATTCGGTTTACATGAATCGCGGTACGCAGCGACTCTTCACGTCGTGGACGCCACTCGGCGATGTTTCCCTGGAAGAAGGCGGCCTGTGCATTTTGGAAAACAGTCACACACATCAGCGCATCATTGATGGCTACGGCAAGAAGGATGTCGATGCGTTTTGTGAAAACCGCGTGGGCGCAAACTACACCGGCATGGGCGGCGGCGGCAATATTCGCGAGGGCGGAGCGCTTTCGATTAATCCGGTCAAGCTGCGCCGGAATCTCGGCGGGCGCTGGCTGACCAGTGAATACCGCATGGGCGATTTACTGATCTTCTCAATCTATACCATTCACGCCAGTCTGGATAACCAATCGAATCGGATTCGTTTGTCGAGCGATTCGCGCTATCAACGTGCGAGCGAACCCGCCGACGAACGCTGGATTGGCCCCAACCCAATCGGGCACGGCGCGAATGCCAAGCGCGCCATGATTTGCTGA
- a CDS encoding phytanoyl-CoA dioxygenase family protein has protein sequence MNYQVTEEQVAQYNENGFLIIENFLDSAELEHWRATTDDAVAKRLEASKKASGWGQDSNSLTNQGDADNYYAQVFTQCIKLADTHEGMHEIMHDPRLGEVAATLADVDGIRIWHDQALIKPPFGNATAWHLDNPYWSFSSKNSISIWVALDDATRENGCMYYLPGTHKTARYDNVGIGQNQRDLFKVYPEWANIQSVCGACPAGSAVFHNGLTAHGAGANMTAGQRRAMTCAYMPDGEVFNGVHNVLPKEYMDTLQVGDVLDNDQYNPLIWSRREAAVAR, from the coding sequence ATGAATTATCAGGTTACAGAAGAACAGGTTGCACAATATAACGAAAACGGTTTTCTCATCATTGAGAATTTTCTAGATAGCGCAGAATTAGAACATTGGCGCGCGACAACCGACGATGCGGTTGCGAAGCGGCTGGAAGCGTCAAAAAAAGCCAGCGGATGGGGCCAGGATTCAAACTCGCTGACCAATCAGGGCGACGCCGATAATTATTACGCGCAGGTTTTTACCCAGTGCATCAAGCTGGCCGACACGCACGAAGGCATGCACGAAATCATGCATGACCCGCGTTTGGGCGAAGTCGCCGCAACTCTGGCAGACGTCGATGGCATTCGCATCTGGCACGACCAGGCCTTAATTAAGCCTCCTTTCGGTAACGCGACGGCGTGGCACTTGGATAATCCTTACTGGAGCTTTTCGTCGAAGAATTCCATCTCGATCTGGGTTGCGCTCGATGATGCAACACGCGAAAACGGCTGCATGTATTATCTGCCCGGCACGCACAAAACCGCGCGCTACGACAACGTCGGTATCGGCCAGAACCAGCGTGATTTGTTCAAGGTGTATCCCGAATGGGCAAACATCCAGTCGGTGTGCGGCGCGTGTCCGGCAGGAAGCGCGGTTTTCCACAACGGCCTTACCGCTCACGGTGCCGGAGCCAACATGACCGCTGGCCAACGCCGCGCCATGACCTGCGCTTACATGCCCGATGGTGAAGTTTTCAACGGCGTCCATAACGTGTTGCCGAAAGAATACATGGACACGCTGCAAGTCGGCGATGTGCTCGACAACGACCAGTACAATCCGCTCATCTGGAGCCGCCGCGAGGCTGCCGTCGCGCGCTAA
- a CDS encoding AraC family transcriptional regulator produces MANFMAHSGGIAPGTMRVFGRYALVYVVAGGGTYRDARRVRRDISAGDLITVLPELAHQYGPTRGGRWDEYHLIFDGPLFNLWRRAGWLDETRLVRRLEPVEEWAARFQEFSDSPRALDSGGQAREIASLQILLSDILATNAAPQNSVPDWLQRACNALELNLELPYDGEAVARAAGLSYENFRKAFARVVGASPSRYRAARVMDAACALMQHGNLTNAEIARRLGFADEGHFSKRFKSVTGQTPREFRQSLRAPTEQTLG; encoded by the coding sequence ATGGCGAATTTTATGGCGCATTCGGGAGGCATCGCGCCGGGAACGATGCGCGTCTTCGGACGATATGCGCTCGTGTATGTCGTGGCGGGTGGAGGCACCTATCGCGATGCGCGTCGCGTGCGCCGTGACATCTCGGCGGGCGACCTGATTACAGTTCTTCCCGAACTAGCGCATCAGTACGGCCCGACGCGTGGCGGCCGATGGGACGAATATCACCTGATTTTTGACGGGCCACTTTTCAATTTATGGCGCCGCGCCGGATGGCTCGACGAAACACGTCTGGTGCGTCGTCTCGAACCCGTTGAAGAATGGGCCGCGCGCTTTCAAGAGTTTTCCGATTCGCCGCGTGCTCTCGATTCCGGCGGGCAGGCGCGTGAGATTGCGTCTTTGCAAATCCTTTTATCCGATATTCTCGCAACCAATGCCGCGCCGCAAAATTCTGTTCCCGATTGGCTCCAGCGCGCGTGCAACGCACTCGAACTCAATCTGGAACTGCCTTACGATGGCGAAGCTGTGGCGCGTGCGGCGGGGCTTTCGTATGAGAACTTTCGCAAAGCATTCGCGCGTGTTGTTGGTGCAAGCCCGTCGCGCTACCGCGCTGCGCGCGTGATGGACGCCGCGTGCGCGCTGATGCAACACGGCAACTTGACCAACGCCGAAATCGCGCGTCGGCTTGGCTTTGCTGATGAAGGACACTTTTCCAAGCGCTTCAAAAGTGTCACCGGCCAGACGCCACGAGAATTTCGCCAAAGCCTGCGTGCGCCCACCGAGCAAACACTGGGCTAA
- a CDS encoding aminopeptidase: MHDPRYDLLSETLVKHSTKVQPGENVLIETFDVPEAMTVALMRAVVNAGGRPMVNLRQGQVQRALLQNATEETMNLNAAVALEQMRQVQVYIGVRGAWNTAELSDVPGDKMKLYTRLYQHPVHLEQRVKKTRWCILRFPLPSMAQEAQMSTEAFEKFFYDVCTLDYGKMQRACEPLVELMSKTDRVKIVGPGTDLQFSIKDVGVVPCYGSHNIPDGECFTAPIRDSVNGQISFNVPTIEHGTTHENVVLQMKDGKVVEATSSQTAKLNEVLDTDDGARYIGEWSLAFNPYIMQPMKDILFDEKIAGSFHFTPGQAYDEADNGNRSEVHWDMVCIQRPEFGGGEIYFDDVLIRKDGLFVLEQLQGLNPENLK; the protein is encoded by the coding sequence ATGCACGATCCGCGATACGATCTTCTTTCCGAAACCTTGGTGAAGCACTCGACCAAAGTTCAACCCGGCGAAAACGTACTCATCGAGACTTTCGATGTGCCCGAAGCAATGACAGTCGCTTTGATGCGTGCCGTCGTTAATGCTGGCGGGCGTCCCATGGTAAATCTGCGTCAAGGGCAAGTGCAACGTGCCTTGCTACAAAACGCGACCGAAGAAACGATGAACCTCAATGCGGCAGTTGCCCTTGAGCAGATGCGGCAGGTGCAGGTTTATATCGGTGTGCGCGGCGCGTGGAATACGGCAGAACTCTCGGATGTTCCCGGCGACAAAATGAAGCTGTACACGCGGCTTTATCAGCATCCGGTGCATCTGGAGCAGCGCGTGAAGAAAACGCGCTGGTGCATTTTGCGTTTCCCGCTGCCGTCGATGGCCCAAGAAGCACAGATGAGCACCGAAGCCTTCGAGAAATTCTTCTACGATGTTTGCACACTCGATTACGGCAAGATGCAGCGCGCCTGCGAACCGCTGGTCGAATTGATGAGCAAAACCGACCGTGTGAAAATTGTTGGGCCGGGAACCGATTTGCAGTTCTCGATTAAAGACGTTGGCGTTGTTCCTTGCTACGGCAGCCACAACATCCCCGACGGCGAATGCTTCACTGCACCGATTCGCGATTCCGTTAACGGCCAGATTTCGTTTAACGTGCCGACTATTGAACACGGCACCACGCACGAAAATGTCGTGCTTCAAATGAAGGACGGCAAGGTTGTCGAAGCGACTTCAAGCCAGACGGCGAAGCTCAACGAAGTGCTCGATACCGACGATGGCGCGCGTTACATCGGCGAATGGAGCCTCGCGTTCAACCCGTATATCATGCAGCCGATGAAGGATATTTTGTTCGACGAGAAAATCGCGGGCAGCTTTCATTTCACGCCCGGCCAAGCTTACGATGAAGCCGACAACGGCAATCGAAGCGAAGTTCACTGGGATATGGTGTGCATCCAGCGTCCCGAATTCGGCGGCGGCGAAATCTACTTCGACGATGTTCTCATTCGCAAAGACGGCCTTTTTGTACTCGAACAATTGCAAGGCTTAAATCCGGAAAATCTCAAATAA
- a CDS encoding rhamnulokinase family protein — MESQTYAAIDIGAESGRVIAGRFDGSTLQLEEIHRFGNIPSRANGTLYWDALRLWNDIQDGLTKLDGPIAGIGADTWGVDFGLLDERDELLGNPVHYRDARTANYESAYATVPQSEIAEITGLAFMPFNTLYQLNALKSQNAVSLRNAKTLLFMPDLMHFWLSGEKANEYSIASTSQMLDARTRTWSEELFARFDLPRDIFPRMVQPGTKLGALRGDVAARAGLASDTPVIAPGSHDTASAVVAAPGEGENWAYLSSGTWSLMGLELPEPRINADTARWNFTNEGGAGGRIRFLKNIAGLWLVQQCRAAFTHSGNEFTYAELTHLAREATPLRSLIEPDDARFAAPDSMPEQIMAFCRETGQHVPETPGQLVRCCLESLALKYRWTLEKLEFLRGARIDTLHIVGGGTQNTLLNQFAADCLDRRVVCGPIEATAAGNILTQAMGRGELGSLEEVRAIVRASFEMQTYEPNAANRAAWDEAYGRFSQF, encoded by the coding sequence ATGGAATCTCAAACCTACGCCGCAATCGACATCGGCGCTGAATCGGGGCGCGTTATTGCCGGACGCTTCGACGGCTCGACGCTGCAACTCGAAGAAATTCACCGCTTTGGCAACATTCCATCGCGCGCAAACGGCACGCTCTACTGGGACGCCTTGCGCTTGTGGAACGATATTCAAGATGGTCTGACGAAACTCGATGGCCCAATCGCAGGCATCGGTGCCGACACTTGGGGCGTCGATTTTGGCTTGCTTGATGAGCGCGATGAGCTACTCGGAAATCCGGTGCATTACCGCGATGCACGCACCGCGAACTACGAAAGTGCCTACGCTACAGTGCCGCAGAGTGAAATCGCTGAAATTACGGGCCTGGCGTTTATGCCGTTCAACACGCTTTATCAACTCAACGCGTTGAAGTCGCAAAACGCGGTGTCGCTGCGAAACGCGAAGACGCTTCTTTTCATGCCCGACTTGATGCACTTCTGGCTTTCGGGCGAAAAGGCAAATGAATATTCCATTGCTTCGACTTCGCAAATGCTCGATGCCCGGACGCGCACCTGGAGTGAAGAATTGTTTGCGCGTTTCGATTTGCCGCGCGACATTTTCCCGCGCATGGTTCAGCCAGGAACGAAACTCGGGGCACTGCGCGGCGATGTCGCTGCACGCGCCGGTCTTGCCTCCGACACGCCGGTAATTGCGCCCGGAAGCCACGACACAGCTTCGGCGGTTGTGGCCGCGCCGGGCGAGGGCGAAAACTGGGCGTATCTTTCGAGCGGAACGTGGAGTTTGATGGGGCTGGAGTTGCCTGAACCGCGCATCAACGCCGATACCGCACGCTGGAACTTCACCAACGAAGGCGGAGCGGGCGGACGCATTCGTTTCCTGAAGAATATCGCGGGGCTTTGGTTGGTGCAGCAGTGCCGCGCTGCATTCACGCACTCCGGAAACGAATTTACCTACGCCGAACTGACGCATCTGGCGCGCGAAGCCACACCGCTACGCAGCCTTATCGAACCCGACGACGCACGTTTTGCCGCGCCCGACTCGATGCCGGAACAAATCATGGCATTTTGCCGCGAAACCGGACAGCACGTGCCCGAAACTCCCGGCCAGTTGGTGCGCTGTTGCCTCGAAAGCCTCGCGCTTAAATACCGCTGGACTTTGGAAAAACTGGAATTCTTGCGCGGCGCGCGCATCGACACGCTGCACATCGTGGGCGGCGGCACGCAGAACACACTGCTCAACCAATTTGCTGCCGATTGTCTCGACCGGCGCGTCGTCTGTGGCCCGATTGAAGCAACAGCAGCAGGCAACATTCTGACTCAGGCGATGGGACGTGGCGAACTAGGAAGTTTGGAAGAGGTTCGGGCCATTGTTCGTGCCTCGTTTGAAATGCAAACCTACGAGCCAAACGCAGCGAATCGTGCGGCATGGGATGAAGCCTACGGGCGATTCTCGCAGTTCTAA
- a CDS encoding DUF6582 domain-containing protein, with translation MSNAIDRRDDVNPEAGEEKYGDVEFADPVNNKYPIDSAEHVRAAWNYIHHKDNAAKYDSHEVETIKTRIKRAAKKFDVEIDESK, from the coding sequence ATGAGCAACGCAATCGACCGTCGCGACGATGTTAACCCTGAAGCGGGAGAAGAAAAATACGGAGATGTCGAGTTCGCCGATCCGGTGAACAACAAGTATCCGATTGACTCTGCCGAACACGTGCGCGCCGCGTGGAATTACATTCACCACAAAGACAACGCGGCCAAATACGACAGCCACGAAGTTGAAACAATCAAAACGCGGATTAAGCGCGCGGCTAAGAAGTTTGATGTCGAAATCGACGAGAGCAAATAG
- a CDS encoding ferritin-like domain-containing protein, translating into MKNQYGRNNTQSRAVAKALPKEDTSRRDLLAKIALTAGGVALATAIPAHSQTAATPAAPTRRETEAASLKQSDIGILNFALTLEYLEADFYSRAVEADTRNQFLRGRLRQATTSIRDHELAHVAALTATITKLGGAPVARPQFQFPADAFISPIKFAQHAVALESIGVGAYLGAVSLINDREIRRAAAGIYGSETRHVAILRHLSGFNFSTRYYEGPLTAAQVTTLIAPYMA; encoded by the coding sequence ATGAAAAATCAGTACGGTCGAAATAACACTCAATCGCGCGCCGTTGCCAAAGCGCTTCCCAAAGAAGACACCTCGCGACGCGATTTGCTGGCGAAGATTGCGCTCACCGCAGGCGGCGTTGCTCTCGCCACCGCGATTCCCGCGCACTCGCAAACCGCTGCCACTCCGGCGGCACCAACGCGCCGCGAAACCGAAGCCGCATCGCTGAAACAAAGCGACATCGGCATTTTGAATTTCGCGCTCACGCTGGAATATCTCGAAGCCGATTTTTATTCGCGTGCCGTTGAAGCCGACACGCGCAATCAGTTCCTGCGCGGTCGCTTGCGCCAGGCGACAACGTCGATCCGCGATCACGAATTGGCGCACGTTGCAGCTCTTACGGCGACAATTACCAAGCTCGGCGGAGCGCCGGTTGCCAGGCCACAATTCCAGTTTCCCGCCGACGCGTTCATTTCGCCGATTAAATTCGCACAGCACGCAGTCGCTCTGGAATCAATTGGCGTTGGCGCGTATCTCGGTGCTGTCAGTCTCATCAACGACCGCGAGATTCGCCGCGCTGCCGCTGGCATCTACGGCTCGGAAACCCGCCACGTTGCGATTCTTCGCCATTTGAGCGGTTTCAATTTCTCGACGCGCTATTACGAAGGCCCGTTGACTGCCGCGCAAGTCACAACGCTCATCGCGCCTTACATGGCGTAA
- a CDS encoding ferritin-like domain-containing protein: protein MSVSDAPETTVSSKVEAFADIEARAEVASPSRRAALIFGAALPVLLLASQVPARAEASFGLGEKRALQFLEEFENMQTEFFSRVAASAAFDGMEERERSVFAGIGTQDREHAEWFVLARRKYGIAQHSRPFASNLSSSRPVTIWNFPLDAYNTRAALLPVASMMKDTAVGIYHHFVGAVGDGEVAQALAALAGIEGRHAAALHEIAGTDPFTGALEPTVTPQVARTRFERYGFRGEAIQ from the coding sequence ATGTCCGTTTCCGACGCACCTGAAACCACCGTTTCTTCTAAAGTCGAGGCTTTTGCCGACATTGAGGCTCGCGCCGAAGTCGCTTCGCCCTCGCGCCGCGCTGCATTAATTTTCGGTGCCGCGCTGCCCGTGTTGCTCTTGGCCTCCCAGGTTCCGGCGCGCGCCGAAGCCAGCTTTGGTCTGGGCGAAAAACGCGCGCTGCAATTCCTGGAAGAATTCGAAAACATGCAAACCGAGTTCTTTTCGCGAGTCGCTGCCAGCGCCGCCTTCGATGGCATGGAAGAGCGCGAACGCAGCGTCTTTGCGGGTATCGGCACACAAGACCGTGAGCACGCCGAATGGTTTGTTCTCGCGCGCCGCAAGTACGGCATCGCGCAGCATTCGCGCCCGTTTGCTTCCAACCTTTCGTCGTCGCGTCCTGTGACGATCTGGAACTTCCCGCTCGATGCCTATAACACGCGCGCTGCTCTCTTGCCGGTTGCCTCGATGATGAAAGACACCGCAGTCGGCATTTATCATCACTTTGTGGGCGCCGTCGGCGATGGTGAAGTGGCTCAGGCGTTGGCCGCTCTGGCTGGCATCGAAGGACGCCATGCTGCAGCGCTGCACGAAATCGCCGGCACCGATCCGTTTACCGGCGCCCTCGAACCGACAGTCACACCGCAAGTTGCGCGCACGCGCTTTGAACGCTACGGATTTCGTGGAGAGGCCATTCAATGA
- a CDS encoding cytochrome c biogenesis protein CcdA: MRQFFLFLALLFVHSAHAQPKVVAVRAEPSLLALKPGESATLKLQLKIDAAYHINANPASEDGLIPVTVKVAPQNGLSFLAPRYPKAEMKTFGFSDKPLAVLEGNTTIELPLKASAQARSGPVRGSVRYQACDDRSCLLPQEAPFEIKIAVAGSAASAAPATADTPLNAGASVSFAETLRAQHKVAGLPTIVFLDGEGRERSDLRAGEEMSREVFLQKMAALKSGATVESAGGAGGWATRLQSASLLWQLVLVFFGGLLLNLTPCVYPMIPITIGYFGAQSEGKASRTFWLAALYVLGLALVYSALGVSAALTGSLFGQLMQSPWVVGAVALVLAILGLGMAGLFTIQPPSWALQRSGGKKGGWGALGMGALLGIVAAPCVGPAVAALLAYVGAKQNPVLGFALFFSLSLGLGLPYLLLGALGGSLKSLPRSGVWLVKAKKFFAVPILAAAAYFAWSAWNAAQLSSATTKGAWPHATQVKLEEARAAKRAVVLDYRADWCIPCRKMEHEIFARADVKQAAREANIELLQVDLTRSSQ; encoded by the coding sequence ATGAGACAATTTTTTCTATTCCTCGCCCTGCTGTTCGTCCATTCGGCACACGCGCAACCCAAAGTCGTCGCTGTTCGCGCCGAACCGTCGTTGCTGGCTTTGAAACCGGGCGAAAGCGCAACGCTCAAGCTACAACTCAAAATCGACGCAGCGTATCATATCAACGCGAATCCCGCGAGCGAAGACGGCCTTATTCCGGTGACGGTCAAAGTTGCGCCACAAAATGGCCTCTCTTTTCTTGCGCCACGTTATCCCAAAGCCGAGATGAAGACGTTCGGCTTTTCCGATAAGCCTCTGGCTGTTCTCGAAGGCAATACAACGATTGAATTGCCGTTAAAGGCATCGGCTCAGGCCCGAAGCGGCCCGGTGCGTGGAAGCGTGCGCTATCAGGCGTGCGATGACCGCAGTTGCCTGCTTCCTCAGGAAGCCCCGTTTGAAATCAAGATTGCGGTTGCCGGAAGCGCGGCAAGCGCAGCGCCCGCTACTGCCGATACGCCACTAAACGCGGGTGCTTCCGTTTCGTTTGCTGAAACTCTGCGCGCACAACATAAGGTTGCCGGGCTGCCAACGATTGTTTTCCTCGACGGCGAAGGCCGGGAACGCTCCGATCTGCGTGCGGGCGAGGAAATGTCGCGTGAAGTCTTTCTGCAAAAGATGGCGGCTTTGAAAAGCGGCGCAACCGTCGAGTCTGCAGGCGGCGCGGGTGGCTGGGCAACGCGACTTCAAAGCGCATCGCTATTGTGGCAGCTAGTGTTAGTTTTCTTCGGAGGCTTGCTGCTCAACCTCACGCCCTGCGTTTACCCGATGATTCCCATTACCATCGGCTACTTCGGCGCGCAAAGCGAAGGCAAAGCGAGCCGCACTTTCTGGCTGGCGGCGCTTTATGTTTTAGGGCTTGCGCTTGTTTATTCCGCGCTCGGCGTTTCGGCGGCGCTAACCGGCAGTCTCTTCGGGCAACTCATGCAAAGCCCGTGGGTTGTAGGAGCCGTCGCGCTTGTTCTGGCAATTCTTGGATTGGGCATGGCGGGCCTTTTTACAATTCAGCCGCCGTCGTGGGCGTTGCAGCGCAGCGGCGGCAAAAAAGGCGGGTGGGGCGCGTTAGGCATGGGCGCTCTGCTCGGAATTGTTGCGGCGCCGTGTGTCGGGCCGGCAGTCGCGGCGCTGTTGGCGTATGTCGGCGCAAAGCAAAATCCTGTTTTGGGTTTTGCGCTTTTCTTTTCGCTTTCGCTCGGGCTGGGTTTGCCTTATTTATTACTTGGCGCGCTGGGCGGTTCTCTGAAAAGTTTGCCGCGTTCGGGCGTCTGGCTAGTGAAGGCGAAGAAGTTCTTTGCTGTCCCGATTCTTGCAGCGGCGGCGTATTTCGCTTGGAGCGCGTGGAATGCCGCGCAGCTTTCAAGCGCGACAACGAAAGGCGCGTGGCCTCATGCGACGCAAGTGAAGCTTGAAGAAGCACGCGCGGCAAAGCGTGCTGTTGTTCTCGATTACCGCGCCGATTGGTGCATTCCGTGTCGCAAGATGGAGCACGAAATCTTTGCGCGCGCTGATGTTAAACAGGCCGCGCGAGAAGCGAACATCGAACTTCTCCAAGTCGATCTCACGCGTTCAAGCCAATAA